CAAGGAGAAGGTTATACAACATTTATGATTAACGATTAATGTCATTCGGTATTTTCTGATTTGTATTTCATTGGCTGTTCCTTTCATATTTATAGGGCTTATTTGACGACTTgagaaaaataatcgaaacgTCAGGAAGGCCCTCAACGGGAAGAACTGGAGTTGCAacatattcaattttttccggTTGGTTTCATTTCAGCTTAGTTGTCCATGTctcttaaataattatttctaattttgtttaaaggaggacacaaatttgaattctgcCATTGTAGCCGATGCATCCCGCGGGATGAAACAACCAGGACTGATTATACTTGGAGTGGACCAATTCTACCTTAAATTAGATGAGCATGCAGTCAAACTTGGAGTTGGTTGCGTGTCAGAGGCCATGGGATATGTTTTTGGGGcttattttgtgtttaattgctCATATCCGCCTCTGTGGCacatggttttttgtttttttggaagAAGTTGTAAATATTCCTAAAGAACTTAGGAGCGCAATATCTTCAATCACCATTAGAAATTTCGTGTCAAAACTTTTCAAAGTATCCAATTAGTTAGCAATGTTTTAAGTTGGAACTGGGAAAATACAATGTCTTTgagtaaattcattttttatcgttttttaattaaacctTATGCAATAGTACTACAAACAATTGAATCAATGAATATAGCATGTTAGATGTTACTGTCTACTATTCTATCAGAATATGTTtatgaattcaaatattaatattgCATATATTGTTATATCATTATCTTGATAACATCACAATGCAGTATCGATAAtagttttgttatttaaaacttttctttccgaTGACCTTGAATTGTTCATCGTGAAAACCTTGAATTGTTCCTGTAGACGACCTTGAATTATTCCGAAAAACTTAATCCAGGTCCTTAACCTTGGATCCAAGGTTTTTGCATCTTAACATCGTCAATCTTAAACCGatcaacaaatttattgtttatgaGCACTTTAAGATGGAAAATTTATAAACTGTCCGTTTTTTAGTTAGAAAAGGGGACTGGTTTATAAAATTAGATCTCAAAGACGCGTATTTGACCGTGCCTGTTCATAACTCCCACCAAAGATATCTACAATTTTAATGAAGAGGGCGTGTTTTTCAGTTTAAATGCATGGCCTTTGGTCTTGCCCCAGCCCCTAGAATCTTTACAAAGCTTTTGAAAGTTGTCGTTGCCTTTTTGAGGAAAACAGGGATCAGACTAGTACTCTACCTTGACGATTTCCTGATTATGAATGAGACTGAGGAGGGGTTGCGCGCCGATTTAAAAACCACTCTAGGCATTTTAGAATCTTTAGGTTTCCTTATCAATTGGGACTAGTCCACCACCATTCCCTCAAAATGTATCGAATATCTAGGGATGATTGTAGATTCAGAAAGACTGTCCTTTTCATTACCCGCGGCCAAGGTGCAAGATGTGATGGACATGTGTAAAAAAGCATTAGCCGACGGTGAGGTTTCATTACGCAAGGCTGCGTCTATTCTCGGGAACTTTACATGGGCTATTCCAACAATTCCCTTCGCACAATCCCATTACAGAAGTATGCAAAACTTCTATATTACAGAGTCAAAGAGGGTGGGAGGCGACCTGAATGTTAAATGCGTAGCGCAGGGCCTTTCCATTCGAATATACCTTGACAACTCAACGGCCGTGTGTTACATAAACAAGGGAGGGGGAACCAGGTCAAGCGAATTGACGACCACAGCTAAGAAATTAACCGAATTCTGTGAGATGCGAAATATCTCAATAGAAGCTGTCCACCTTCCCGGAGTAATGAATGTGGAAGCCGATAGAGAGTCACGTTCTGAGTGCGATTCCAGCGATTGGTTATTGGATCGCTCGGTCTTCAGGAATTTGAGTTGCGTTTGGCCGTCTGACATTGACCTTTTCAGTTCTCAATGGAACGCGCAGCTTCCGTCTTTTGTATCTTGGCGTCCACAACCGGGCGCCAGCGCGGTTAACGCCTTCTCATTGAATTGGTCCAATCATTCCGGCTATGCATTTCCCCTCTTCTCCTTAATACCTAAATGCCTAGAAAAGCTCAGGAGAGAAAAGGCTAATTTGGTTCTCATTTGGACAGTCTGGCCAGCTCAACCGTGGTTCCCGATTCTCCTGGAGTTGGCATGCGATGTGCCGCTTCTCCTCCACTCATCTCACAATCTGCTGGTATCAGCGACAGGCGTAGCCCATCCACTGCTTCAAACCGGCTCCCTCCAGTTAGCCGCGTGGAAGTTATCCGGCAAGATTTCCGAAGGGAGGGATTTTCGGAATCTTTGGTCAGCCTACTTTTGGCCGGAAACCGTGCCTCAACACACTCGACATATGAAT
The window above is part of the Daphnia pulex isolate KAP4 chromosome 3, ASM2113471v1 genome. Proteins encoded here:
- the LOC124190107 gene encoding uncharacterized protein LOC124190107 isoform X2, with amino-acid sequence MLDQQASSKCLVDKVLLILETADGFEVEDELSFSVYGLFDDLRKIIETSGRPSTGRTGVATYSIFSGGHKFEFCHCSRCIPRDETTRTDYTWSGPILP